A genomic stretch from Arachis stenosperma cultivar V10309 chromosome 3, arast.V10309.gnm1.PFL2, whole genome shotgun sequence includes:
- the LOC130966882 gene encoding uncharacterized protein LOC130966882, whose product MVADVADVANALANQQPFVEPSFMRSLDLEAMHEPEFPQYVNAAELPLMPDGEFTVGMEFSSREAVIKAMKDYTIRRGVDYRVYESEPTTFYAKCTQYGAGCDWLIRVTKMSRKFCWEIRRYNGSHTCTRATISQDHSKLDSNTVAEAIKPLVEVDPSIRVKSVIAEVQAKFNYTISYRKAWLAKQKAVESIFGGWEASYEALPIWFEAMCHKEPSAVVHFETMPAYQGDDLVPNIRVLHRVFWSYYPCIRAFRHCKPIVQVDGTHLYGKYKGCLLVAVSQDGNNNIVPIAFAIVEGETSEAWHFFLSNLRQHIVTRDGVGLISDRNDSIRAAIARSNGAWSPPRAFHMFCIRHIKSNFLRKFKAPYLQKLIVNIGYSRTVREYETRYQRLRERGEAYTNWLDRIPREQYALAFDGGYRWGHMTTNLVECINLVLKGARNLPVTALVKATFYRLNELFTWKRTEAEARINTGHVFSELVTSKLHANQRAAGNIQVSCFDRQNEVFEVRECPSGVEYAVDLRRQRCDCGEFQVDRVPCRHVFACCANQQLDWQLYVHDVYKMDQVRRVYRARFRPLGNPTTWSVYHGPRFVGNPFLRRVSKGRPRMTRFLNEMDTRMFRAPRRCKQCGAEGHSRSRCRQRGGAGNPDATTQ is encoded by the exons ATGGTGGCAGATGTGGCGGATGTGGCAAATGCACTAGCAAACCAGCAGCCTTTTGTGGAGCCGAGTTTCATGCGGTCGTTGGATTTGGAGGCTATGCATgagccggagtttcctcaataTGTAAATGCAG CAGAGCTTCCCCTTATGCCAGATGGCGAATTTACTGTGGGAATGGAGTTCAGTTCTAGGGAGGCAGTAATTAAGGCGATGAAAGATTATACAATCCGCAGAGGTGTAGATTATCGGGTGTATGAGTCAGAACCGACGACATTCTATGCTAAATGCACCCAGTATGGTGCAGGATGTGATTGGCTGATTAGGGTGACCAAAATGTCCAGAAAGTTCTGCTGGGAGATAAGGAGGTACAATGGAAGTCACACCTGTACTAGGGCCACCATTTCTCAAGATCATTCGAAGCTGGATTCCAACACAGTTGCAGAAGCAATAAAGCCATTGGTAGAAGTTGACCCGTCTATAAGGGTGAAATCAGTGATTGCGGAAGTACAGGCAAAGTTTAACTACACCATAAGTTATCGCAAAGCATGGTTGGCAAAACAGAAGGCAGTGGAGTCAATTTTCGGTGGGTGGGAAGCTTCGTACGAAGCCTTGCCAATATGGTTTGAGGCTATGTGTCACAAGGAGCCATCCGCAGTCGTTCATTTTGAAACGATGCCTGCGTATCAGGGAGATGACTTGGTTCCTAATATTCGTGTACTACACCGAGTCTTTTGGAGTTATTACCCTTGTATTAGAGCATTCAGACATTGCAAGCCAATAGTGCAGGTAGACGGAACTCATTTGTATGGAAAGTACAAGGGTTGTTTGTTGGTTGCAGTCTCACAGGATGGCAACAACAACATCGTGCCGATTGCATTTGCGATAGTTGAGGGAGAGACATCTGAGGCTTGGCACTTTTTTCTGAGTAACTTGAGACAGCATATTGTGACACGTGATGGTGTCGGCCTTATCTCCGATCGGAACGATTCCATTAGAGCTGCTATTGCTCGTAGTAATGGAGCTTGGTCTCCTCCAAGAGCATTCCACATGTTCTGTATCAGACACATAAAGTCCAACTTTCTCAGGAAATTCAAGGCTCCGTATCTGCAGAAACTAATCGTCAACATCG GATACTCGCGAACAGTTCGCGAGTACGAGACACGTTATCAGCGTTTACGCGAGCGGGGTGAGGCTTATACTAACTGGTTGGATCGGATTCCGCGTGAGCAGTATGCGTTAGCGTTTGATGGGGGATATCGATGGGGTCACATGACAACCAATCTAGTGGAATGCATCAACTTGGTTCTGAAAGGGGCTCGCAATCTTCCAGTCACGGCACTTGTTAAGGCAACGTTTTACAGGCTTAATGAGTTGTTCACCTGGAAAAGAACCGAGGCCGAGGCTCGAATTAACACAGGACATGTGTTCTCTGAGCTTGTAACCTCCAAACTGCATGCGAATCAGCGGGCAGCGGGTAACATCCAAGTTAGTTGCTTTGACCGACAGAACGAGGTATTCGAAGTGCGTGAGTGTCCCAGTGGTGTGGAGTATGCAGTGGACCTCCGTCGTCAACGGTGTGACTGTGGTGAATTCCAAGTGGACCGGGTTCCGTGTCGACATGTGTTTGCTTGTTGTGCAAACCAACAGCTGGATTGGCAATTGTATGTGCATGATGTCTACAAGATGGACCAGGTTCGACGAGTGTATAGGGCTAGGTTTAGGCCCCTCGGGAATCCCACAACATGGTCTGTTTATCATGGACCTCGATTCGTAGGTAATCCATTCCTTAGACGGGTGTCTAAAGGTCGGCCAAGGATGACCCGTtttttgaatgagatggacACTCGGATGTTTCGTGCTCCTAGGCGATGTAAGCAGTGCGGGGCCGAGGGCCACAGTCGTAGTAGATGTCGTCAACGTGGTGGTGCAGGTAATCCGGATGCGACAACCCAATAG